From the Halococcus salsus genome, one window contains:
- a CDS encoding glycoside hydrolase family 26 protein gives MNRRKFLRAAGLVGIAGASGCSTPFDPLSEPNRSNASGSGGTSTPELTPTPEPPETRSGTALTGVYAGGDDIVGSLESYSSWLGQKPAVAVVFLDAFGPASAKQGFVEGALTNVWKAGHVPLISWQPFGQQSNETSETIERAIANGEYDDQIDEWASLLESWARPRGGDIRGRRFYFRPAHEMNGNWFPWSAVDSTRIEATASPESGNEGGEDPTAGTPEDYIGMWRQLHGRFSETALAASNIQWIWSPNADEIGGIRAERYYPGDQFVDWVGLDGFNFGGSQRYSSGQSDWRSPEELFGSMLGRIRELTSKPVAFTEFASSSVPDSGDGHEPQQKAQWIEDAFSYVSENDIKMTCWFNVDKTGQDETDWAVFGGARGTSQVTVDGEQYPAYESYKEAITASEYLNSLPDYPPLLTDDEFAGQF, from the coding sequence ATGAACCGCCGGAAGTTCCTCCGAGCAGCAGGGTTGGTCGGTATTGCCGGCGCGAGCGGCTGTTCGACACCGTTCGACCCGCTCTCGGAACCGAATCGAAGCAATGCTAGCGGGTCGGGTGGAACATCGACACCTGAGCTGACACCAACCCCCGAACCTCCAGAGACTCGTTCGGGGACAGCATTGACGGGTGTCTATGCCGGCGGCGACGACATCGTGGGGAGTCTGGAAAGCTACAGTAGTTGGCTCGGCCAGAAGCCGGCAGTCGCAGTCGTTTTCCTCGATGCGTTTGGGCCAGCGAGCGCAAAGCAGGGATTCGTCGAAGGTGCGCTAACGAACGTCTGGAAAGCGGGTCACGTGCCACTGATATCCTGGCAACCGTTCGGGCAACAGAGCAACGAAACTAGTGAGACGATCGAACGTGCGATCGCAAACGGAGAGTACGACGACCAGATCGATGAATGGGCAAGCCTGCTCGAGAGCTGGGCACGACCACGTGGTGGCGACATCCGCGGGCGGCGATTCTACTTTCGGCCGGCCCACGAAATGAACGGGAACTGGTTCCCATGGAGTGCAGTCGATTCAACACGTATTGAAGCAACCGCATCTCCCGAATCGGGTAATGAGGGAGGAGAGGATCCAACTGCCGGCACTCCCGAAGACTACATCGGAATGTGGCGTCAGCTTCACGGACGATTCTCCGAGACCGCACTCGCGGCATCGAATATCCAATGGATATGGTCGCCGAATGCGGATGAAATCGGCGGTATTCGTGCTGAACGCTATTACCCCGGCGATCAGTTCGTCGATTGGGTCGGTCTTGATGGGTTCAATTTCGGTGGGAGTCAGCGATACTCGAGCGGGCAGTCAGACTGGCGCTCTCCTGAGGAGTTGTTTGGCTCGATGTTGGGCCGGATTCGCGAGTTGACCAGTAAACCGGTGGCTTTCACTGAGTTTGCTTCCTCGTCAGTTCCTGACTCGGGCGATGGACACGAACCTCAACAGAAAGCCCAGTGGATCGAAGACGCTTTCAGCTACGTTTCAGAGAACGATATCAAGATGACCTGCTGGTTCAACGTCGACAAGACAGGCCAAGATGAGACCGACTGGGCGGTCTTCGGTGGTGCGCGAGGTACATCTCAGGTCACAGTCGATGGGGAACAGTATCCAGCGTACGAGAGCTACAAAGAAGCCATCACAGCCAGTGAGTATCTCAATTCGTTACCGGATTATCCACCACTTTTGACCGACGACGAGTTCGCCGGCCAGTTCTGA
- a CDS encoding SDR family oxidoreductase, which translates to MEKMLSGKTAVVTGGASGNGRAISSLFAEEGADIVIADIQKDPREGGEPTHDRIEANTNANATFVECDVTDYEALKDAVAAADEFGGIDTMVNNAGVFRAEEFLEEGDDIFDMIMDINVRGTYYGSRAAANAMVDNGGGSIINLSSVAGLEGSGEFISYCASKGAVRLMTYSLASLLGPEGVRVNAIHPGLIETSMTTEDVPIFGTDKEAGFVGQIPSGRGGTAEDVAKGALFLASDLSDSVNSESLVIDGGMTNSQ; encoded by the coding sequence ATGGAGAAGATGTTGAGCGGCAAAACCGCTGTCGTCACAGGTGGGGCAAGTGGAAACGGTCGTGCGATCTCGTCGCTGTTCGCAGAAGAGGGCGCAGACATCGTTATCGCCGATATCCAGAAAGATCCCCGTGAGGGCGGTGAACCGACTCACGACCGGATCGAAGCAAATACTAATGCGAACGCGACGTTTGTTGAGTGCGATGTTACCGATTACGAAGCACTGAAGGATGCAGTAGCGGCCGCCGACGAATTCGGCGGCATCGACACGATGGTGAACAATGCGGGCGTTTTCCGCGCTGAAGAGTTCCTCGAGGAGGGTGACGACATCTTCGATATGATCATGGACATCAACGTCCGTGGAACCTACTACGGCTCGCGTGCGGCCGCCAATGCCATGGTGGATAACGGCGGGGGCAGTATTATCAACCTCTCAAGCGTTGCTGGCCTCGAAGGGTCAGGAGAGTTCATCAGTTACTGTGCTTCAAAAGGCGCAGTTCGCCTGATGACGTACTCGCTCGCTTCACTGCTTGGACCCGAGGGCGTTCGAGTCAATGCTATCCACCCAGGACTGATCGAGACATCAATGACCACCGAGGACGTACCGATCTTCGGGACTGACAAAGAGGCAGGATTCGTCGGGCAGATTCCGAGTGGACGCGGCGGTACGGCAGAGGACGTTGCAAAGGGAGCGCTCTTCCTCGCCTCGGATCTCAGTGATTCCGTCAACTCCGAGTCACTCGTCATCGACGGGGGGATGACGAACTCCCAGTAG
- a CDS encoding bile acid:sodium symporter family protein: protein MSWQNRLEQVTSFINKYFVVWVIAASVLALYQPGAFSWLGEYISLLLGIVMLGMGLTLTPPDLKRIIERPRDVFIGALAQWLVMPLAAYLLVQAFSLPPEIGIGIILLGASPGGTSSNVMTYLSKGDVALSIAITSLTTIAAPIIMPAWVLFLAGSEIQVTFAQLSEEILLIVLLPVISGIVIRQLLDRRAPNVAEASLTVFPSISVAAIVVIVSAVVGLNAETIFGVSLLALAAMVIHNTIGLASGYAVGRAANMPTDRVRACTFEVGLQNSGLATALAVTFFTPLSSLLPALFSVWMLIVGPLLATYFARKSDDAEESAVPT from the coding sequence ATGTCTTGGCAAAATAGGTTGGAACAGGTCACGTCATTTATAAACAAATATTTCGTTGTATGGGTGATCGCAGCGTCGGTGCTTGCGTTGTACCAACCAGGGGCATTCAGCTGGCTTGGAGAGTATATCTCACTCCTACTGGGCATCGTGATGCTTGGGATGGGTTTGACACTCACCCCTCCAGATCTCAAACGTATCATCGAGCGTCCCCGAGACGTTTTCATCGGTGCTCTTGCCCAGTGGTTAGTCATGCCACTGGCCGCATATCTGTTGGTGCAGGCCTTCAGTCTGCCACCGGAGATAGGAATTGGCATCATTCTGCTTGGTGCATCACCCGGCGGAACGTCTTCGAACGTGATGACATACCTCTCTAAAGGTGATGTCGCACTTTCAATTGCGATCACCTCGTTAACGACCATTGCGGCACCCATCATCATGCCAGCATGGGTACTTTTCCTGGCTGGGTCGGAGATCCAGGTTACGTTCGCTCAATTGTCCGAAGAAATTCTGCTCATCGTTCTGCTCCCAGTTATCTCTGGAATCGTCATTCGCCAACTCCTGGACCGACGAGCACCCAACGTGGCTGAAGCGAGCCTTACCGTGTTTCCGTCGATCAGTGTTGCAGCTATCGTCGTTATCGTCTCAGCCGTAGTTGGCCTCAATGCAGAGACCATATTCGGCGTGAGTCTGCTTGCACTCGCAGCAATGGTCATACACAATACCATCGGCCTCGCGTCTGGATACGCCGTTGGTCGCGCAGCAAACATGCCCACCGACCGGGTCCGGGCGTGTACCTTCGAGGTTGGACTCCAGAATTCCGGGTTAGCAACTGCCCTAGCTGTTACGTTCTTTACGCCGCTTTCGTCACTCCTTCCTGCACTATTCAGCGTCTGGATGCTCATCGTGGGTCCGCTATTGGCAACATACTTCGCTCGCAAAAGCGACGACGCGGAGGAGTCAGCGGTACCAACCTGA
- a CDS encoding FAD-binding oxidoreductase, producing the protein MTPDGEYDVSFLDDLSVEGSVVTDRATLEAYSHDEGPHTAHYPDGVVRAMSAGDVSTVLEACHARGVAVTPRSGGSSIEGNPIPVEGGVVLDTLPMDSVEIRPADRLAVVGPGVIYDELNSKLELHGLRFAPGIAAGDLATVGGMVANNASGLNAVKYGVTGDHIRRLTVALADGETVQCGRDVAKSSSGYQLKDLFVGSEGTLGIVTEVALALEPLPAERRAALATFPTRGAAGKAVANIMASPLTPGAIEYLDSGAAGLLNETDDADLPISPQLLIELHGTNNGVTADLDTVKASCEAADCVAFETAGEAEMARLWSARRNVYPAACEYRSDATVAFIGDVVVPVSKYPDIVRKAAELSEELDLTVPCVGHAGDGNLHFLPIADLDDEQEFERATELNDRMVRAAISMGGTSTGEHGVGIGKRKFMREEHAAGVDLMQEIKAAVDPNGILNPGKLLPDH; encoded by the coding sequence ATGACGCCTGATGGGGAATACGATGTCAGCTTTCTCGATGATCTCAGCGTTGAGGGCAGTGTCGTAACTGATAGAGCGACTCTAGAGGCATACAGTCACGATGAGGGACCCCATACGGCCCACTATCCGGATGGGGTTGTTCGTGCGATGTCTGCAGGTGACGTTTCGACCGTGCTCGAGGCATGTCATGCTCGTGGGGTAGCTGTCACACCGCGAAGTGGTGGGTCGAGCATCGAGGGGAACCCAATACCGGTTGAGGGTGGTGTCGTCCTCGACACACTCCCAATGGACAGCGTGGAGATTCGGCCGGCGGATCGACTCGCTGTTGTCGGACCTGGTGTTATTTACGATGAGTTGAACAGCAAGTTGGAGTTACACGGACTCCGTTTCGCCCCCGGAATCGCTGCCGGTGATCTCGCGACTGTCGGTGGGATGGTAGCGAACAACGCTAGTGGACTGAACGCCGTCAAATACGGTGTGACTGGTGATCACATCCGTCGTCTCACAGTCGCGCTGGCGGATGGCGAGACAGTTCAGTGTGGTCGAGACGTTGCGAAGTCATCGTCCGGCTACCAACTCAAAGACTTGTTTGTGGGGAGCGAAGGAACACTCGGTATCGTAACTGAGGTTGCGCTTGCGCTCGAGCCGCTTCCTGCTGAACGCCGGGCTGCACTCGCCACCTTCCCCACCCGAGGCGCTGCGGGCAAAGCCGTCGCAAATATCATGGCCAGCCCACTCACACCCGGTGCTATCGAGTATCTTGACAGCGGTGCAGCTGGTCTTTTGAACGAGACTGACGATGCGGACCTGCCAATATCGCCCCAGCTTCTGATCGAACTCCATGGGACGAACAATGGCGTAACTGCAGACCTCGACACTGTGAAGGCATCCTGTGAAGCTGCTGACTGTGTCGCATTTGAAACCGCTGGCGAGGCAGAGATGGCTCGACTATGGTCAGCGCGACGGAACGTCTACCCGGCAGCCTGTGAGTACCGCTCGGATGCAACCGTTGCGTTTATCGGTGATGTAGTTGTTCCCGTTTCGAAATATCCAGATATTGTGCGTAAGGCTGCCGAATTGTCGGAAGAACTCGATCTCACTGTACCATGTGTCGGCCACGCAGGCGATGGCAACCTCCACTTCCTTCCGATCGCGGACCTCGACGATGAGCAGGAATTCGAACGTGCGACCGAACTCAACGATCGGATGGTGCGTGCGGCTATCTCGATGGGCGGAACTTCGACGGGTGAGCATGGAGTGGGCATCGGGAAGCGAAAGTTCATGCGAGAAGAACACGCTGCAGGAGTAGATTTGATGCAGGAGATAAAAGCAGCAGTTGACCCTAACGGAATCTTGAATCCGGGAAAACTACTACCCGACCACTGA
- a CDS encoding DUF6920 family protein — protein sequence MPELTTSRRVMLALAGIGGVLGAVQIRDRWKLRNHRRALRSERTADDMFDPSLIESLPEAAQRYFRHAIAPDTPLARRVELTMEGQLRLGERWLAFDAEETLAAQRGFVWRPNVQFGPSLEFSGADFHVDGTGGQRFALAGLVPIVRSGGAAIDHSSAGRFLAESVWLPTSLLPAMGAEWEGIDHRRARVTLPAVEESLTITIDEKGAVESVETLRLDVDTGEMRPFGAAIERERTVDDLTIPSRLEVGWGFGTDAYEPFFRAELRDISFH from the coding sequence ATGCCTGAGTTGACCACCTCACGTCGCGTCATGCTCGCTCTTGCTGGAATTGGTGGTGTCTTAGGCGCTGTTCAGATCCGCGACCGATGGAAGCTCAGAAACCATCGACGAGCACTCAGGAGCGAACGGACAGCTGACGATATGTTCGATCCTTCCTTGATCGAAAGCCTTCCGGAGGCAGCTCAGCGCTATTTTCGTCATGCCATTGCACCTGATACACCACTCGCCCGTCGGGTCGAGTTGACGATGGAGGGCCAGCTCCGTCTCGGCGAGCGCTGGCTGGCATTCGACGCCGAGGAGACACTGGCTGCACAGCGTGGGTTCGTTTGGCGACCGAACGTTCAGTTCGGTCCCAGTCTCGAGTTTTCGGGAGCCGATTTCCACGTTGATGGCACCGGTGGGCAGCGATTTGCCCTGGCTGGTCTCGTTCCCATCGTTCGTTCTGGCGGGGCAGCCATCGACCATTCGTCGGCCGGTCGGTTTCTCGCCGAGTCAGTTTGGCTCCCCACGAGCCTTCTTCCGGCAATGGGAGCCGAGTGGGAGGGGATCGACCACCGACGGGCGCGCGTGACGCTTCCGGCCGTTGAGGAATCGCTCACCATAACGATTGACGAGAAGGGGGCGGTCGAATCCGTCGAAACACTCCGTCTTGATGTGGATACCGGCGAAATGCGTCCGTTCGGAGCAGCCATCGAGCGTGAGCGAACCGTCGACGATCTCACGATCCCCTCCCGATTAGAGGTGGGCTGGGGGTTCGGAACCGATGCGTACGAGCCATTCTTCCGGGCAGAGCTTCGAGACATCTCCTTTCATTGA
- a CDS encoding haloacid dehalogenase type II — MYLEKALMTPPDIDALVFDVFGTVVDWRSGVIRDGEKLGAERDVDVDWAAFADAWRDEYQPSMDRVREGDIPWRNLDALHRDSLETLLDRFGIEAFTEADKEWLTGVWHRLDPWPDSIPGLRRLRAEYLVATLSNGHVRLLANMAKRAGIPWDLILSAELSGHYKPAEEAYLRAVELLDVTPDEVIMVAAHETDLEAASEAGLRTAYVHRPLEWGSSESRSTNEPSNSTAEIVADDLEDLAVALDV, encoded by the coding sequence ATGTATCTGGAGAAGGCCCTGATGACACCACCAGATATCGATGCACTCGTCTTCGATGTCTTTGGAACGGTCGTAGACTGGCGAAGCGGTGTGATCCGCGACGGGGAGAAACTCGGCGCAGAGCGGGACGTCGATGTGGACTGGGCAGCCTTTGCGGACGCCTGGCGCGATGAGTACCAACCATCGATGGACCGGGTTCGTGAGGGCGACATCCCCTGGCGAAACCTCGATGCCCTCCATCGTGATTCACTGGAAACGCTCCTCGATCGGTTCGGTATCGAGGCGTTCACCGAGGCCGACAAGGAATGGCTCACAGGCGTGTGGCATCGCCTCGACCCATGGCCGGATTCGATACCGGGTCTTCGCCGACTTCGTGCCGAGTATCTCGTTGCGACCCTCTCGAACGGGCACGTCCGATTGCTTGCGAATATGGCTAAACGTGCGGGAATTCCCTGGGACCTCATTCTCTCCGCTGAGCTCTCGGGTCACTACAAACCCGCCGAGGAGGCTTACCTGAGAGCGGTCGAACTGCTGGACGTGACGCCCGACGAAGTCATAATGGTGGCTGCTCACGAGACGGACCTCGAGGCCGCAAGCGAAGCGGGTCTCCGAACAGCGTACGTCCACCGACCACTGGAATGGGGGTCAAGCGAGTCTAGGTCGACGAACGAGCCCTCCAATTCAACGGCTGAGATAGTTGCCGATGACCTCGAGGATCTCGCCGTCGCTCTTGATGTGTGA
- a CDS encoding nuclear transport factor 2 family protein, with product MATTGPESVVRRYYEFVDADRYDDLVELFAEDVYYERPGQPTIEGRGALREFYESGRPLEDGTHEIHSIVVEGPTAAVRGSFTGNRYGEQVRFGFADFHEFEDEVITRRYTYTDRDEV from the coding sequence ATGGCTACGACTGGCCCGGAGTCAGTAGTACGGCGGTATTACGAGTTCGTGGACGCGGACCGCTATGACGACCTCGTGGAGTTGTTCGCTGAAGATGTCTACTACGAGCGACCGGGACAGCCTACTATCGAAGGACGGGGTGCGCTCAGGGAGTTCTACGAATCGGGTCGCCCGCTTGAAGATGGCACTCACGAGATTCACAGTATAGTAGTTGAGGGGCCCACCGCGGCAGTCCGGGGTTCATTCACAGGGAATCGATATGGCGAGCAGGTCCGGTTCGGATTCGCTGATTTCCATGAATTCGAGGACGAGGTAATCACACGCCGCTATACGTACACCGACCGCGACGAAGTATAG
- a CDS encoding SDR family oxidoreductase, translated as MEEKRVAEKAEQIGPQKQDRQPGTEDEMQPPADFIRNSYNGSDKLAGKVAVVTGGDSGIGRAVAAHFAREGADVAALYLDEHEDAQTTKEMVEDEGQECLLIDGDVRDSAFCQAAVEKVLDTLGGINILVNNAAQQVVKTDLTEITDEQWEETFNINIHGYFYLTRAVLPHLDDGDTVINTTSINAFVGNDMLVDYSSTKGAIAGFTRSLSQQVVGQGIRVNQVAPGPIWTPLIPATMGQYDPEVVEQFGEDVPMGRAGQPSELGPAYVYLASQDSSYMSGQTLHLNGGTILNG; from the coding sequence ATGGAAGAAAAAAGAGTCGCGGAGAAAGCGGAACAGATCGGTCCACAGAAGCAGGATCGCCAACCGGGTACCGAGGACGAGATGCAACCACCCGCGGATTTCATCCGCAACAGCTACAACGGAAGCGACAAGCTTGCGGGAAAAGTTGCAGTAGTGACTGGTGGTGATAGCGGTATCGGGCGTGCCGTCGCCGCTCATTTCGCCAGGGAAGGAGCGGACGTCGCCGCTCTCTATCTCGACGAGCATGAAGACGCTCAGACTACCAAGGAGATGGTCGAAGACGAGGGTCAAGAATGCCTGTTGATCGACGGAGATGTGCGCGATAGCGCCTTCTGCCAAGCCGCCGTCGAAAAAGTACTCGACACACTCGGTGGGATCAACATTTTGGTCAACAACGCCGCTCAGCAAGTCGTCAAGACCGATCTCACCGAGATCACTGACGAACAGTGGGAAGAGACCTTCAACATCAATATCCACGGCTACTTCTATCTCACGCGAGCTGTCCTTCCTCATCTGGACGATGGCGATACAGTGATCAATACGACGTCGATCAACGCTTTCGTCGGTAACGATATGCTAGTCGACTACTCCTCGACCAAGGGTGCGATCGCCGGATTCACCCGGTCGTTGTCCCAACAAGTGGTTGGGCAGGGGATCCGGGTCAATCAGGTTGCACCGGGTCCGATCTGGACGCCCTTGATTCCAGCCACAATGGGTCAGTACGACCCCGAAGTCGTCGAACAGTTCGGAGAGGACGTCCCAATGGGCCGTGCCGGCCAACCTTCCGAGCTCGGCCCGGCCTACGTATACCTTGCTTCCCAAGATTCGTCGTACATGAGTGGTCAAACCCTCCACCTCAACGGCGGAACTATCCTCAATGGATAG
- a CDS encoding dihydrofolate reductase family protein, which translates to MKTQYYTATSIDGYLADNENSLDWLFQFGEIEGMEDDYPQFVDQVGALAMGSTTYEWIIEHENLLEDPEQWPYEIPAWVFTTRELPIVDGVDIRFVQGDVAPVHEEMAKAADGKNVWLVGGGDLVGQFHDRGLLDEIVLTVAPVTLGSGAPLLPRRITEPPLKLTNVRRYDDVFAVLTYEV; encoded by the coding sequence ATGAAGACACAGTACTACACAGCAACGAGCATCGACGGGTATCTCGCCGATAACGAGAACTCACTCGACTGGCTCTTCCAGTTCGGTGAGATCGAGGGTATGGAGGACGACTATCCCCAGTTCGTAGACCAGGTGGGTGCTTTGGCCATGGGTTCGACGACCTACGAGTGGATCATAGAGCACGAAAACTTGCTGGAGGACCCTGAACAGTGGCCGTATGAGATTCCGGCGTGGGTATTTACTACTCGGGAATTACCGATAGTCGATGGTGTGGACATTCGCTTCGTACAAGGGGATGTTGCACCTGTTCACGAAGAGATGGCAAAGGCCGCCGACGGCAAGAACGTCTGGCTCGTTGGAGGCGGTGATCTCGTCGGCCAATTCCACGATCGTGGTCTCCTTGACGAGATCGTTCTCACCGTCGCGCCCGTCACGCTCGGTTCGGGTGCGCCACTCCTGCCGCGCAGGATCACTGAACCGCCCCTGAAATTGACCAACGTCCGAAGATATGACGATGTCTTTGCAGTTTTGACGTACGAGGTGTAA
- a CDS encoding hydrogenase maturation nickel metallochaperone HypA, protein MDEDNERLQTEFECDDCGETVATEDNNPPFSCPHCGGEQGFTAV, encoded by the coding sequence ATGGACGAAGACAACGAGAGACTCCAGACAGAGTTCGAGTGCGATGACTGCGGCGAGACCGTCGCTACCGAGGACAACAACCCACCGTTCAGCTGCCCTCACTGCGGTGGAGAACAGGGATTCACCGCTGTCTAG
- a CDS encoding thermonuclease family protein — MTRVIDGDTVEVEFAGGETDTVRFIGVDTPETSLGDVSPDEYEGIPNTQTARDHLYNWGQQASEYATNQLEGETVRVVTDDESDRRGSFGRLLAYIYVGDSNFNQQLLEDGYARVYDSSFSLREDFDSTEEEARSNDVGVWDFEVEETATPTPTPTPESGSGDGESDGGSGVETPTPSGDASDPYDCSDFDSQEAAQQVLDSDPSDPSGLDADDDDVACESL, encoded by the coding sequence GTGACGCGCGTGATCGACGGCGACACCGTCGAGGTTGAGTTCGCGGGTGGCGAGACCGACACCGTCCGATTCATCGGTGTCGACACCCCCGAGACCTCACTCGGCGATGTCTCGCCCGACGAATACGAGGGCATCCCGAACACCCAGACCGCACGCGATCACCTCTACAACTGGGGCCAGCAGGCCAGCGAGTACGCCACCAACCAACTAGAGGGTGAGACCGTGCGCGTGGTGACCGACGACGAGAGCGATCGCCGCGGAAGCTTCGGTCGCCTGCTCGCATACATCTACGTGGGTGACTCCAATTTCAACCAGCAGCTGCTCGAGGATGGCTATGCGCGGGTCTACGACTCGTCGTTCTCGCTTCGTGAGGACTTCGATAGCACCGAAGAGGAGGCCCGCTCGAACGACGTTGGAGTGTGGGATTTCGAGGTTGAGGAGACCGCGACTCCCACCCCGACACCGACGCCTGAATCCGGATCCGGCGACGGCGAGAGCGATGGTGGTAGCGGTGTCGAAACACCGACGCCGAGCGGCGACGCGAGCGATCCCTACGACTGTTCGGACTTCGACTCCCAGGAGGCCGCTCAGCAAGTCCTCGATAGCGATCCCAGCGATCCGTCGGGTCTCGACGCTGACGACGATGACGTAGCCTGCGAATCGCTCTAA
- a CDS encoding enolase C-terminal domain-like protein codes for MGLEITRIVSTEFAYTVPDVGTDEYGFNLRYDPGNELERKSFALQVETDGDVTGEFVGGTSPGAAQVNMIADYLIGKNPLEREKHWSELKRALRKFDGMGIGPLDIALWDLAGKRDETPIHELLGTYRTEIPAYASTYSADDAGGLDSPDAFADFAEECYEMGYSGFKIHPWSGSDAARDINREIELVTAVGERVGDRMALMIDPACEYETFMDALRVGRACDEQNFFWYEDPYRDTGISQHSHRKLRQMLDTPLLQTEHIRGLEPKTDFVANEGTDLVRVDPVYDGGITGAMKVVRMAEGFGLDTEFHAPGPAQRHCIAATRNTNFYELALVHPDCSNSTPPVYLGDYADELDSITGEGCVSVPNGPGLGVDYDWDFILENKTGSVHEYT; via the coding sequence ATGGGATTAGAGATAACGCGAATAGTTAGTACGGAATTCGCCTACACCGTTCCGGACGTCGGGACGGATGAATATGGGTTCAACCTCCGATATGACCCGGGTAACGAGCTTGAACGGAAGAGTTTCGCGCTTCAGGTCGAGACCGATGGGGACGTAACCGGTGAGTTCGTTGGCGGGACGTCACCGGGGGCAGCCCAGGTCAACATGATTGCGGACTATTTGATCGGCAAGAACCCCCTCGAGCGCGAGAAACACTGGAGTGAGCTCAAACGTGCTCTTCGAAAGTTCGATGGGATGGGGATTGGACCATTGGATATCGCCTTGTGGGATCTCGCAGGCAAACGGGATGAAACTCCGATCCACGAGTTACTCGGAACGTACCGGACGGAAATCCCAGCGTATGCTTCAACCTATAGCGCCGACGACGCGGGAGGGCTCGACTCGCCCGATGCCTTCGCCGATTTTGCCGAAGAGTGCTACGAAATGGGGTACTCCGGGTTCAAAATCCATCCATGGAGTGGAAGCGACGCTGCCCGTGATATCAACCGTGAAATCGAATTAGTGACTGCCGTTGGTGAACGTGTTGGCGATCGAATGGCGTTGATGATCGACCCTGCGTGTGAGTACGAGACCTTCATGGACGCACTCCGGGTCGGGAGAGCATGTGACGAACAGAACTTCTTCTGGTACGAGGACCCCTACAGAGATACTGGCATCAGCCAGCATTCCCATCGAAAACTACGGCAGATGCTCGATACACCTCTCCTCCAAACCGAACACATCCGTGGCTTAGAGCCAAAGACGGACTTCGTCGCAAATGAAGGCACTGACCTCGTCCGAGTCGACCCGGTGTACGATGGCGGAATCACAGGTGCGATGAAAGTCGTACGAATGGCTGAGGGGTTTGGACTCGATACGGAGTTCCACGCCCCTGGCCCTGCACAGCGCCATTGCATCGCCGCGACTCGAAACACCAATTTTTACGAGCTCGCGTTGGTTCACCCCGACTGCTCCAACTCGACGCCACCAGTCTATCTCGGCGACTACGCCGATGAACTCGATAGCATTACTGGTGAAGGCTGCGTTAGTGTTCCAAACGGGCCCGGACTGGGAGTCGACTACGATTGGGATTTCATCCTCGAGAACAAGACCGGCAGTGTACACGAATACACCTAA
- a CDS encoding DUF7563 family protein, with amino-acid sequence MPKCDNCGAFVTQQYVRVFAPTGFNTVRVCPDCPDMLRDGGDIREAKSNRRQ; translated from the coding sequence ATGCCAAAATGCGACAATTGTGGCGCGTTCGTGACTCAGCAGTATGTTCGTGTATTCGCTCCGACTGGATTTAATACCGTCCGAGTATGTCCTGACTGTCCCGACATGTTACGCGACGGTGGCGACATCCGCGAAGCGAAGAGCAACCGGCGACAGTAA